In Actinomadura luzonensis, a single window of DNA contains:
- a CDS encoding ABC transporter substrate-binding protein, whose product MTWLGDELGRIADDMPERDLTVRAYELHRRRRRNLVALTAAALVVVVVLAGTVTTRLLPGRAADAVSPPAPPEQSTVDVGWVPTAAALPLFVAQSEGYFAAEGLTVRPVSVQAGAAGVPLLLTKRLAIVESDYCTALATNALGKDIKIVGGMHRAGPRSLALTVPAGSRIRDVSGLKDKWIAVPGLSGLPTLALTALLERHGLARQDVKLAETSYPDMVKGLNRGRFAAALLAEPFVTAGASKVRVLEEAMSGEFAGLPDSGWAATGEWARANPRTLAAFQRAIAKAQRRIAADPALVARTLPKYLRIDPRAAARADAGSYPVGLDVRGLQRLADLARRHRFLRGPIDVRTVIASPG is encoded by the coding sequence ATGACGTGGCTAGGCGACGAGCTCGGCCGTATCGCCGACGACATGCCCGAGCGGGACCTGACCGTCCGGGCGTACGAGCTGCACCGGCGCCGGCGGCGCAACCTCGTGGCGCTCACGGCGGCCGCCCTGGTCGTCGTGGTCGTGCTGGCCGGCACCGTCACGACCCGGCTGCTGCCCGGCCGCGCCGCGGACGCGGTCTCCCCGCCCGCCCCGCCCGAGCAGAGCACGGTCGACGTCGGCTGGGTGCCGACCGCCGCGGCGCTCCCGCTGTTCGTGGCGCAGTCCGAGGGGTACTTCGCGGCGGAGGGGCTGACCGTGCGGCCGGTCAGCGTGCAGGCCGGCGCCGCCGGCGTCCCCCTGCTCCTCACGAAGCGCCTCGCGATCGTCGAGAGCGACTACTGCACGGCGCTCGCGACGAACGCCCTTGGCAAGGACATCAAGATCGTCGGCGGGATGCACCGGGCCGGGCCCCGGAGCCTGGCGCTCACCGTCCCGGCGGGCTCCCGGATCAGGGACGTGTCCGGGCTCAAGGACAAGTGGATCGCGGTGCCGGGGCTGAGCGGGCTGCCCACGCTGGCCCTGACCGCCCTGCTGGAGCGGCACGGGCTGGCGAGGCAGGACGTCAAGCTGGCCGAGACGAGCTACCCCGACATGGTCAAGGGTCTGAACAGGGGGCGGTTCGCGGCGGCGCTGCTGGCCGAGCCGTTCGTCACCGCGGGCGCGTCGAAGGTGCGGGTGCTGGAGGAGGCGATGAGCGGGGAGTTCGCCGGGCTGCCGGACTCCGGGTGGGCCGCCACCGGCGAGTGGGCGCGGGCCAACCCCCGCACCCTGGCGGCCTTCCAGCGCGCGATCGCCAAGGCGCAGCGGCGCATCGCGGCCGATCCCGCGCTGGTGGCGAGGACGCTGCCCAAGTACCTGAGGATCGACCCGCGCGCGGCGGCGCGGGCCGACGCCGGCTCCTATCCCGTCGGGCTGGACGTGCGGGGGCTGCAACGGCTGGCCGACCTCGCGCGGCGGCACCGGTTCCTGCGCGGCCCGATCGACGTGCGGACCGTGATCGCTTCCCCCGGCTGA
- a CDS encoding AfsR/SARP family transcriptional regulator, with protein sequence MDIRVLGPLEIVGADGLPCRIGSPKLRALVSALVLAEGRPVAPAALIDRLWGEEPPAEAQASLHSYVSNLRRLLEPGRPARAQSRLLTFGPLGYALAVEPGQVDTTRFLRLVGQAEQAAGDPAEAERLADEALALWRGEPYQDLDDQTSVAAVRARLGEARERARELRVGAVIRQDRHGELLGELEALTYEHPLRERLWALRALALYRCGRQGEALETLRTARRILAEELGIDPGEELRALERDILGQSPALLPHRPPPPGREAPPAATERGLAGRREELAALDALLDEAAAGRPGFALITGEPGIGKTRLAEELVGRARARDFTVAVGRCAATEGAPAFWPWVTVLERLADALPPLPPDVRANLPGVGSATGAEPEGARFRTYEAAARALTAGRRPVLVVLDDLHWADRSSLRLLGYLAEYVLDGALAVVGTARDRPPPEGALAEAFEALSRRRAVRLPLSGLSAADLAELTPAGTDVLALRDRTNGNPFFVAELLRYLEPGAPGPGALPLGVRDVVLGRVNRLPEPCGELLRVAAVAGREFDVTIVAEAAGLDLDTTLDRLEPALTAGLVAEGRPGRFLFVHALVQEALTEVVPVLRRARLHAAVAAAIEARSGGSAVDRLAAAAHHWFAAIPAGHPARAWRAAWRAAEEAKRLRAYDVAVELLERAGQVAADDPGLGPAERMDLLFALAEARFGAGDAVGQEAELTRVRSLARQAGDRRRWIEAATGYGGRILQPWKVYGEHDADLVADLLELAADAGLERPARARVLACLALQTYYEPGRTPEERERWTDEAVRLAREENDATLLGRVLFARFYALLHPDQVEQRLAAGEEMARAGLEAGDDELRAIGLTCQGGTLLELCRVPAAQELLAEAERLAGRTHLPYLRIILSWLRLGLLLHSGDLADAEALLQAAAAEHRATSMWGAESSTAGALYQVTLMRLRRGEADAVPPPEDISSALLDRFNVDAYAHYLVVTGRPEEARRVLGPWERQPPLPRTFVYLFWLLIRCEVWAALGDRRACADLYAEAAPYAGRMGISGLGMLMWPVSRPLARLAAVLGDDEAARRHARHAERVERELARPTAAQPHSAAMRRR encoded by the coding sequence GTGGACATCCGGGTGCTGGGCCCGCTGGAGATCGTCGGCGCGGACGGGCTGCCGTGCCGCATCGGATCACCGAAGCTGCGGGCGCTGGTGAGCGCGCTGGTGCTGGCGGAGGGCCGGCCGGTGGCGCCTGCCGCCCTGATCGACCGCCTGTGGGGCGAGGAGCCGCCGGCCGAGGCGCAGGCGTCGCTCCACTCCTACGTCTCCAACCTCCGCCGGCTGCTGGAGCCGGGCCGTCCGGCGCGGGCGCAGAGCCGGCTGCTGACGTTCGGCCCGCTCGGCTACGCGCTGGCGGTCGAGCCCGGCCAGGTGGACACCACCCGGTTCCTGCGCCTGGTCGGGCAGGCCGAGCAGGCGGCCGGCGACCCGGCGGAGGCCGAGCGGCTGGCGGACGAGGCGCTGGCGTTGTGGCGGGGCGAGCCGTACCAGGACCTGGACGACCAGACGTCGGTGGCCGCCGTCCGGGCGCGGCTCGGCGAGGCCCGGGAGCGGGCCCGCGAGCTGCGGGTCGGCGCCGTCATCCGGCAGGACCGGCACGGCGAGCTGCTGGGCGAGCTGGAGGCCCTGACGTACGAGCACCCGCTGCGCGAACGCCTGTGGGCGCTGCGGGCGCTGGCCCTCTACCGGTGCGGCCGGCAGGGCGAGGCGCTGGAGACGCTGCGCACCGCGCGCCGCATCCTGGCCGAGGAGCTGGGCATCGACCCGGGCGAGGAGCTGCGCGCGCTGGAACGCGACATCCTCGGCCAGTCGCCCGCGCTGCTGCCGCACCGGCCGCCCCCACCGGGGCGCGAGGCGCCGCCGGCCGCCACCGAGCGGGGCCTCGCTGGCCGGCGCGAGGAGCTGGCCGCCCTGGACGCGCTGCTGGACGAGGCGGCGGCGGGCCGGCCGGGGTTCGCCCTGATCACCGGCGAGCCGGGCATCGGCAAGACGCGGCTGGCCGAGGAGCTGGTGGGCCGGGCCAGGGCGCGGGACTTCACGGTCGCGGTGGGGCGGTGCGCGGCCACGGAGGGCGCGCCGGCGTTCTGGCCGTGGGTGACGGTGCTGGAACGGCTGGCCGACGCGCTGCCGCCGCTGCCGCCCGACGTGCGCGCGAACCTGCCCGGCGTCGGCTCGGCGACCGGCGCCGAGCCGGAGGGCGCCCGCTTCCGCACCTACGAGGCGGCGGCGCGGGCGCTGACGGCGGGCCGGCGTCCGGTGCTGGTGGTGCTGGACGACCTGCACTGGGCCGACCGCTCCTCGCTGCGGCTGCTCGGCTACCTGGCCGAGTACGTGCTGGACGGCGCCCTCGCCGTGGTCGGCACCGCCCGCGACCGGCCGCCCCCGGAGGGCGCGCTGGCCGAGGCGTTCGAGGCGTTGTCGCGCCGGCGGGCGGTGCGGCTGCCGCTGTCCGGGCTGTCGGCGGCCGACCTGGCGGAGCTGACCCCGGCCGGCACCGACGTCCTGGCGCTGCGCGACCGCACGAACGGCAACCCGTTCTTCGTGGCCGAGCTGCTGCGTTACCTGGAGCCGGGCGCGCCGGGCCCCGGCGCGCTGCCGCTCGGCGTGCGCGACGTCGTGCTCGGAAGGGTCAACCGGCTGCCCGAGCCGTGCGGCGAGCTGCTGCGGGTGGCGGCGGTGGCCGGGCGGGAGTTCGACGTGACGATCGTGGCCGAGGCCGCCGGGCTCGACCTGGACACGACGCTCGACCGGCTGGAGCCGGCCCTGACCGCCGGGCTGGTCGCGGAGGGCCGGCCGGGCCGGTTCCTGTTCGTGCACGCGCTGGTGCAGGAGGCGCTGACGGAGGTGGTGCCGGTGCTGCGCCGGGCCCGGCTGCACGCCGCCGTGGCCGCCGCGATCGAGGCGCGGAGCGGCGGCTCGGCCGTGGACCGGCTGGCCGCCGCCGCGCACCACTGGTTCGCGGCGATCCCGGCGGGGCATCCGGCGCGGGCCTGGCGGGCGGCGTGGCGGGCGGCCGAGGAGGCCAAGCGGCTGCGCGCGTACGACGTGGCGGTGGAGCTGCTGGAGCGGGCCGGGCAGGTGGCCGCCGACGACCCCGGGCTCGGCCCCGCCGAGCGGATGGACCTGCTGTTCGCGCTGGCCGAGGCCAGGTTCGGGGCGGGCGACGCGGTGGGCCAGGAGGCCGAGCTGACCCGCGTCAGGAGCCTGGCCAGGCAGGCGGGCGACCGGCGGCGCTGGATCGAGGCGGCGACCGGTTACGGCGGCCGCATCCTGCAGCCGTGGAAGGTCTACGGCGAGCACGACGCGGACCTGGTGGCCGACCTGCTGGAGCTGGCCGCCGACGCGGGGCTGGAGCGGCCGGCCAGGGCCCGGGTGCTGGCCTGCCTGGCGCTGCAGACGTACTACGAGCCGGGGCGCACCCCGGAGGAGCGGGAGCGGTGGACCGACGAGGCGGTCCGGCTGGCCCGCGAGGAGAACGACGCGACGCTGCTGGGCCGGGTGCTGTTCGCCCGCTTCTACGCGCTGCTGCACCCCGACCAGGTGGAGCAGCGGCTGGCGGCGGGTGAGGAGATGGCCCGCGCCGGGCTGGAGGCGGGCGACGACGAGCTGCGCGCGATCGGGCTGACCTGCCAGGGCGGCACGCTGCTGGAGCTGTGCCGGGTGCCGGCGGCCCAGGAGCTGCTGGCCGAGGCGGAGCGGCTGGCCGGGCGCACGCACCTGCCGTACCTGCGGATCATCCTGAGCTGGCTGCGGCTCGGCCTGCTGCTGCACAGCGGCGACCTGGCGGACGCCGAGGCGCTGCTCCAGGCCGCGGCCGCCGAGCACCGGGCCACCTCGATGTGGGGCGCGGAGTCGAGCACGGCCGGCGCGTTGTACCAGGTCACGCTCATGCGGCTGCGCCGCGGGGAGGCGGACGCGGTCCCGCCGCCGGAGGACATCTCCAGCGCGTTGCTCGACCGGTTCAACGTGGACGCCTACGCCCACTACCTGGTGGTGACCGGCCGGCCGGAGGAGGCGCGGCGGGTGCTCGGGCCGTGGGAGCGGCAGCCGCCGCTCCCCCGCACGTTCGTCTACCTGTTCTGGCTGCTCATCCGCTGCGAGGTGTGGGCCGCGCTGGGCGACCGGCGGGCCTGCGCCGACCTGTACGCCGAGGCGGCGCCGTACGCCGGGAGGATGGGCATCTCCGGGCTGGGGATGCTCATGTGGCCGGTCAGCCGGCCGCTGGCGCGGCTCGCCGCGGTCCTCGGCGACGACGAGGCGGCGCGGCGGCACGCCCGGCACGCCGAGCGGGTGGAGCGGGAGCTGGCCCGGCCCACAGCCGCTCAGCCCCACAGCGCGGCCATGCGCCGCCGGTAG
- a CDS encoding IclR family transcriptional regulator codes for MTEEPARSASLQGVDRVLTVLEAFVGQAEWRVSDLAKHLGIHKAVTHRIVRSLEARHYLEQAEARGSYSLGPAAVALGRAAGRRAPRTTARRHLIRLAEQTGEVVLFYTLRGHRYVCVERLDINAETAVTVEIGDTIGLNAGAGKTLLAYQDERFLQEVLGAPLPRYTDRTPTDPGAIRDMLGRIRAQGYWVSDGEITPGTVGVSAPVRDADGGVRHCVCVTMLDRRVDERRLAGVSAAVRDTATAVSQSLGHRDGGAGP; via the coding sequence GTGACGGAGGAGCCCGCCAGGTCCGCGTCGCTGCAGGGCGTCGACCGCGTGCTGACGGTGCTGGAGGCGTTCGTCGGCCAGGCCGAGTGGCGGGTCTCCGACCTGGCCAAGCACCTCGGCATCCACAAGGCGGTGACGCACCGGATCGTGCGGTCGCTGGAGGCGCGCCACTACCTGGAGCAGGCCGAGGCGCGGGGGTCGTACTCGCTGGGCCCGGCCGCCGTCGCGCTCGGCCGGGCCGCCGGGCGGCGCGCGCCCCGCACGACCGCCCGCCGGCACCTGATCCGGCTGGCCGAGCAGACCGGCGAGGTCGTGCTGTTCTACACGCTGCGCGGCCACCGCTACGTCTGCGTCGAACGGCTCGACATCAACGCCGAGACCGCCGTCACCGTCGAGATCGGCGACACCATCGGCCTCAACGCGGGCGCCGGCAAGACCCTGCTCGCCTACCAGGACGAACGCTTCCTCCAGGAGGTGCTCGGCGCGCCCCTCCCCCGCTACACCGACCGCACCCCCACCGACCCCGGGGCCATCCGCGACATGCTCGGCCGCATCCGCGCGCAGGGCTACTGGGTCAGCGACGGCGAGATCACGCCGGGCACGGTCGGCGTCTCGGCTCCCGTCCGGGACGCCGACGGCGGCGTCCGGCACTGCGTCTGCGTCACCATGCTCGACCGGCGGGTGGACGAGCGTCGCCTGGCCGGCGTGTCGGCGGCGGTGCGGGACACCGCGACCGCCGTCTCGCAGAGCCTCGGCCACCGCGACGGTGGCGCGGGCCCATGA
- a CDS encoding GNAT family N-acetyltransferase: MSIEWAPLSAADLPELAGLVQRCLARDGGLPATASPSFLERRYVTGRAVGAFAGGRLVACGAVRPEGTATGLVDPDHRGRGLGSALLDRLPEGPVRLETESLTPEADALFLARGFRRTFAEDVCRRDLARPLPAAPLPPELTVAEWSAGTEEAFHAAYSASFADRPGFPGWSREQWVDWLVDDEFLPGCSLVAREADGTPAGFVACAEGFLIQVGAVPAWRRRGLARALAVAALGRMRAAGAAEAHLDVNVNNPASAALFRGLGFEVVARRARYER; the protein is encoded by the coding sequence GTGAGCATCGAATGGGCGCCGCTGTCCGCCGCCGACCTGCCGGAGCTCGCCGGGCTCGTCCAGCGGTGCCTGGCCCGCGACGGCGGGCTCCCGGCGACCGCGTCCCCGTCCTTCCTGGAACGCAGGTACGTCACGGGCCGGGCGGTCGGCGCGTTCGCCGGCGGGCGGCTGGTCGCCTGCGGGGCCGTCCGTCCCGAGGGGACGGCGACCGGCCTGGTCGATCCCGACCACCGGGGCCGCGGCCTGGGGTCCGCCCTCCTGGACCGGCTGCCCGAGGGCCCGGTCCGGCTGGAGACCGAGTCGCTGACCCCGGAGGCCGACGCGCTCTTCCTGGCCCGCGGCTTCCGGCGGACGTTCGCCGAGGACGTCTGCCGCCGCGACCTGGCCCGTCCCCTCCCGGCCGCCCCTCTCCCGCCGGAGCTGACCGTGGCGGAGTGGTCCGCCGGCACGGAGGAGGCGTTCCACGCGGCCTACTCCGCGTCGTTCGCCGACCGTCCGGGCTTCCCCGGCTGGTCCCGCGAGCAGTGGGTGGACTGGCTGGTGGACGACGAGTTCCTGCCCGGCTGCTCCCTCGTGGCCCGCGAGGCGGACGGCACTCCGGCCGGCTTCGTGGCGTGCGCGGAGGGCTTCCTCATCCAGGTCGGCGCCGTCCCCGCCTGGCGGCGGCGCGGCCTGGCGCGGGCCCTCGCGGTCGCCGCGCTCGGCCGGATGCGCGCCGCCGGCGCGGCCGAGGCGCACCTGGACGTCAACGTGAACAACCCGGCCTCGGCCGCCCTGTTCCGCGGTCTCGGGTTCGAGGTCGTCGCCCGCCGGGCCCGCTACGAGCGCTGA
- a CDS encoding hemerythrin domain-containing protein: protein MPTTAHPDVPQITLPGQAAAAPGPLDMTNMYLAHYGFRRDLGHLLTSAGRVRLDDRRRIAALREHHAWVLFVLHHHHTAEDETVWPKLRERAPHAVGVIDALEAEHEACDHWIGESTDAFRAFEAAPSEQGRERLMTALRTLADILGAHLAHEESDGIPLMMAHITPEEDAAMHQGILKEYGFRKLVRLVGWTTFELPADAEAHLRRSAPGPLLLVHRLTGGRYRRRMAALWG, encoded by the coding sequence GTGCCGACCACCGCGCACCCCGACGTGCCGCAGATCACGCTCCCCGGCCAGGCCGCCGCCGCGCCGGGACCGCTCGACATGACCAACATGTACCTGGCCCACTACGGCTTCCGCCGCGACCTCGGGCACCTGCTCACCTCGGCGGGCCGGGTCCGCCTCGACGACCGGCGGCGCATCGCCGCGCTGCGCGAGCACCACGCGTGGGTGCTGTTCGTGCTGCACCACCACCACACCGCCGAGGACGAGACGGTCTGGCCCAAGCTGCGCGAGCGCGCCCCGCACGCCGTCGGCGTCATCGACGCCCTGGAGGCCGAGCACGAGGCGTGCGACCACTGGATCGGCGAGAGCACCGACGCCTTCCGCGCCTTCGAGGCGGCGCCGTCCGAGCAGGGCCGCGAGCGGCTCATGACGGCCCTCCGCACGCTGGCCGACATCCTCGGCGCGCACCTGGCGCACGAGGAGAGCGACGGCATCCCGCTGATGATGGCGCACATCACGCCGGAGGAGGACGCGGCCATGCACCAGGGGATACTCAAGGAGTACGGCTTCCGCAAGCTCGTCCGGCTGGTCGGCTGGACCACCTTCGAGCTGCCCGCCGACGCCGAGGCCCACCTGCGCAGGAGCGCGCCCGGCCCGCTGCTGCTCGTCCACCGCCTGACGGGCGGGCGCTACCGGCGGCGCATGGCCGCGCTGTGGGGCTGA
- a CDS encoding SigE family RNA polymerase sigma factor: MDRDASFRAFADTHQRALLRLAYLLTGDVHLAEDLLQSVLVRMLGRWPRLRGMDRPEAYARRTMVNQYISWRRRRAAGELPSGDLPDRPHSPEDSTVLRIVLRQALMRLTPKQRTVLVLRYYEDRTERDVADLMGCSVGTVKSQTHHALARLRALAPELAPRLATLESPDRTEEARR, encoded by the coding sequence TTGGATCGCGATGCCAGTTTCCGGGCGTTCGCCGACACCCATCAGCGCGCGCTGCTGCGCCTGGCGTACCTGCTCACCGGCGATGTCCACCTGGCCGAGGACCTGCTGCAGAGCGTGCTGGTCCGGATGCTCGGCCGCTGGCCGAGGTTACGCGGGATGGACCGGCCGGAGGCCTACGCCCGCAGGACCATGGTCAATCAGTACATCTCGTGGCGGCGGCGGCGCGCCGCGGGCGAGCTGCCGAGCGGCGACCTGCCGGACCGCCCCCATTCGCCGGAGGACTCGACCGTGCTGCGGATCGTCCTGCGCCAGGCGCTCATGCGCCTCACCCCGAAGCAGCGCACGGTGCTCGTGCTGCGCTACTACGAGGACCGCACCGAGCGCGACGTGGCCGACCTGATGGGCTGCTCCGTCGGCACGGTGAAGAGCCAGACGCATCACGCGCTGGCCCGGCTGCGCGCGCTGGCGCCGGAGCTGGCGCCCCGCCTCGCCACCCTGGAGAGCCCGGACCGTACCGAGGAGGCCCGCCGATGA